One genomic region from Phragmites australis chromosome 1, lpPhrAust1.1, whole genome shotgun sequence encodes:
- the LOC133890775 gene encoding uncharacterized protein LOC133890775 isoform X1 — MEAQDDCKWRQTPAFGDWNLWDDMPVTQYFQSGTFFFTAQAEKDEDLFKVPQFPAKPYNYKKCVVRVKGEQANVVPVRKGGRRQYVNEQQKWKPKGYVDEDLYKISPQLLCKVKKKKLLRNLLGGCLGLSCIA; from the exons ATGGAG GCGCAAGACGACTGCAAGTGGCGTCAGACCCCGGCGTTCGGCGATTGGAACCTGTGGGACGACATGCCCGTCACCCAATACTTCCAGTCAGGGACCTTCTTCTTCACAGCGCAAGCGGAGAAAGACGAGGACCTCTTCAAGGTTCCCCAGTTCCCTGCCAAGCCCTATAACTACAAGAAG TGTGTTGTGCGAGTGAAGGGGGAGCAAGCAAACGTTGTGCCAGTGAGGAAGGGAGGCAGGAGGCAGTATGTGAATGAGCAGCAGAAGTGGAAGCCAAAGGGATATGTAGACGAGGACCTGTACAAGATATCCCCGCAGCTTCTCTGCAAGGTGAAGAAG AAGAAATTGCTGAGGAATTTGTTGGGAGGGTGCCTGGGCCTGAGCTGCATCGCCTGA
- the LOC133890766 gene encoding rho GDP-dissociation inhibitor 1-like isoform X1 — protein sequence MDDKEKEKEKHDGADVEEEDEDEEGNKRTVVLGPQVPLKEQLELDKDDESLRRWKEQLLGQVDTEQLGGETAEPEVKVLNLTILSPGRPDLVLPIPFKADEKGYAFALKDGSPYSFRFSFIVSNNIVSGLKYTNTVWKTGVRVENQKMMLGTFSPQLEPYIYEGEEETTPAGIFARGSYSAKLKFVDDDGKVYLEMSYYFEIRKDWPATQ from the exons ATGGACGataaggagaaggagaaggagaagcacGACGGGGCcgacgtcgaggaggaggacgaggacgaggaggggaACAAGCGCACCGTCGTGCTCGGCCCCCAGGTCCCCCTCAAGGAACAGCTCGAGCTCGACAAG GATGATGAGAGCCTGAGGAGGTGGAAGGAGCAACTCCTTGGGCAAGTCGACACAGAACAGCTCGGAGGTG aaACTGCTGAGCCGGAGGTGAAGGTGCTGAACCTGACCATCCTATCGCCGGGCCGGCCGGACCTGGTCCTGCCGATCCCATTCAAGGCGGACGAGAAGGGCTACGCGTTCGCGCTCAAGGACGGCAGCCCCTACAGCTTCCGCTTCTCCTTCATCGTCTCCAACAACATCGTGTCCGGCCTCAAGTACACCAACACTGTATGGAAGACTGGAGTAAGAG TGGAGAACCAGAAGATGATGCTGGGGACGTTCAGTCCCCAGCTAGAGCCCTACATCTACGAGGGTGAAGAAGAGACAACACCTGCTGGCATTTTTGCAAGAGGTTCCTATTCTGCCAAATTAAAG TTCGTCGATGATGATGGCAAGGTCTACCTGGAGATGAGTTACTACTTCGAGATTAGGAAGGACTGGCCAGCAACCCAATGA
- the LOC133890775 gene encoding uncharacterized protein LOC133890775 isoform X2 produces the protein MEAQDDCKWRQTPAFGDWNLWDDMPVTQYFQSGTFFFTAQAEKDEDLFKVPQFPAKPYNYKKCVVRVKGEQANVVPVRKGGRRQYVNEQQKWKPKGYVDEDLYKISPQLLCKKKLLRNLLGGCLGLSCIA, from the exons ATGGAG GCGCAAGACGACTGCAAGTGGCGTCAGACCCCGGCGTTCGGCGATTGGAACCTGTGGGACGACATGCCCGTCACCCAATACTTCCAGTCAGGGACCTTCTTCTTCACAGCGCAAGCGGAGAAAGACGAGGACCTCTTCAAGGTTCCCCAGTTCCCTGCCAAGCCCTATAACTACAAGAAG TGTGTTGTGCGAGTGAAGGGGGAGCAAGCAAACGTTGTGCCAGTGAGGAAGGGAGGCAGGAGGCAGTATGTGAATGAGCAGCAGAAGTGGAAGCCAAAGGGATATGTAGACGAGGACCTGTACAAGATATCCCCGCAGCTTCTCTGCAAG AAGAAATTGCTGAGGAATTTGTTGGGAGGGTGCCTGGGCCTGAGCTGCATCGCCTGA
- the LOC133890791 gene encoding putative lipid-transfer protein DIR1: MAGRKTSNIAAVALVALLVVAAAGGAAGLCNLDQSAVEPCRSYCTVGSTDDSPTQECCAAMGQADLQCLCDNMGMLRWFARKQNISVDRAMKIPSKCGVPNAPTKCKAN; the protein is encoded by the coding sequence ATGGCCGGGAGGAAGACGAGCAACATCGCCGCGGTCGCGCTGGTGGCGCTCCTGGTCGTGGCGGCCGCCGGCGGCGCGGCCGGGCTCTGCAACTTGGACCAGTCCGCGGTGGAACCGTGCCGGTCGTACTGCACGGTGGGCAGCACGGACGACAGCCCGACGCAGGAGTGCTGCGCGGCGATGGGTCAAGCCGACCTCCAATGCCTCTGCGACAACATGGGCATGCTGCGCTGGTTTGCCAGGAAGCAAAACATCAGCGTCGACCGCGCCATGAAGATCCCATCCAAGTGCGGCGTCCCAAACGCGCCGACCAAGTGCAAAGCCAACTAG
- the LOC133890782 gene encoding uncharacterized protein LOC133890782: protein MAGRKQVSYAVAVAVAVALVAMLVVATAAEDNCGIRDKGAVMSACLSYCAYGSKEHQCCDPLRQADVACLCRNYWSALQKSRYASCANKIESKCGIRC, encoded by the coding sequence ATGGCCGGAAGGAAGCAGGTGAGCTACgcggtcgccgtcgccgtcgccgtcgcgctGGTGGCTATGCTGGTAGTGGCGACCGCGGCGGAGGACAACTGCGGCATCAGAGACAAGGGCGCGGTGATGAGTGCGTGCTTGTCCTACTGCGCATACGGTAGCAAGGAGCACCAGTGCTGCGACCCCCTGAGACAGGCCGACGTCGCATGCCTCTGTCGCAACTACTGGAGCGCGCTCCAGAAGTCGCGCTACGCCAGCTGCGCCAACAAGATCGAGTCCAAGTGCGGCATCAGGTGCTAG
- the LOC133890766 gene encoding rho GDP-dissociation inhibitor 1-like isoform X2, with the protein MDDKEKEKEKHDGADVEEEDEDEEGNKRTVVLGPQVPLKEQLELDKDDESLRRWKEQLLGQVDTEQLGETAEPEVKVLNLTILSPGRPDLVLPIPFKADEKGYAFALKDGSPYSFRFSFIVSNNIVSGLKYTNTVWKTGVRVENQKMMLGTFSPQLEPYIYEGEEETTPAGIFARGSYSAKLKFVDDDGKVYLEMSYYFEIRKDWPATQ; encoded by the exons ATGGACGataaggagaaggagaaggagaagcacGACGGGGCcgacgtcgaggaggaggacgaggacgaggaggggaACAAGCGCACCGTCGTGCTCGGCCCCCAGGTCCCCCTCAAGGAACAGCTCGAGCTCGACAAG GATGATGAGAGCCTGAGGAGGTGGAAGGAGCAACTCCTTGGGCAAGTCGACACAGAACAGCTCGGAG aaACTGCTGAGCCGGAGGTGAAGGTGCTGAACCTGACCATCCTATCGCCGGGCCGGCCGGACCTGGTCCTGCCGATCCCATTCAAGGCGGACGAGAAGGGCTACGCGTTCGCGCTCAAGGACGGCAGCCCCTACAGCTTCCGCTTCTCCTTCATCGTCTCCAACAACATCGTGTCCGGCCTCAAGTACACCAACACTGTATGGAAGACTGGAGTAAGAG TGGAGAACCAGAAGATGATGCTGGGGACGTTCAGTCCCCAGCTAGAGCCCTACATCTACGAGGGTGAAGAAGAGACAACACCTGCTGGCATTTTTGCAAGAGGTTCCTATTCTGCCAAATTAAAG TTCGTCGATGATGATGGCAAGGTCTACCTGGAGATGAGTTACTACTTCGAGATTAGGAAGGACTGGCCAGCAACCCAATGA